One window of the Rhizorhabdus dicambivorans genome contains the following:
- a CDS encoding PilZ domain-containing protein, with product MFSSEVQLRDDKGRRSAPRRAAAFDTQFRAQVGASRSPCRIIDISCGGARLMLYQQLAPETSIRLSLPGKGLVDAHIVWADGREAGCRFDSPLDDATVTKLQADSTERGGRA from the coding sequence ATGTTTTCGTCCGAGGTGCAACTGCGTGACGACAAGGGCCGCCGCAGCGCTCCGCGCCGCGCCGCCGCCTTCGACACCCAGTTCCGCGCGCAGGTCGGCGCCTCGCGCTCGCCCTGCCGGATCATCGACATATCCTGCGGCGGGGCACGGCTGATGCTCTATCAGCAGCTCGCCCCCGAAACATCGATCCGCCTGTCGCTCCCGGGCAAGGGGCTGGTCGATGCCCATATCGTCTGGGCCGACGGCCGCGAGGCGGGCTGCCGCTTCGACAGCCCGCTCGACGATGCGACGGTGACGAAGCTCCAGGCGGATTCGACCGAACGCGGCGGGCGCGCCTGA
- a CDS encoding HNH endonuclease, whose translation MYHSDLMRHPDSCPALVLNADYTPLSYYPLSLWNWQTAIKAVFLQRVDIVSEYDREVRSPNFAMRLPSVIALRQYVKQSDSPAFTRFNLFLRDRFSCQYCGTLNDLTFDHVIPRAQGGRTTWENVSTACAPCNLRKGGRTPKQAGMRLFEAPRRPTSWELQENGRSFPPHYLHQSWRDWLYWDVELEA comes from the coding sequence ATGTATCATTCCGACCTCATGCGACATCCGGACAGTTGCCCGGCGCTCGTGCTCAACGCCGATTACACGCCGTTGAGCTATTACCCCTTATCGTTGTGGAACTGGCAAACCGCTATCAAGGCGGTTTTTTTGCAACGGGTCGACATCGTCTCCGAATATGACCGCGAGGTGCGAAGCCCGAATTTCGCGATGCGGCTGCCTTCGGTCATCGCGCTGCGGCAATATGTGAAGCAGTCGGACAGCCCCGCTTTCACGCGCTTCAACCTGTTCCTGCGCGATCGCTTCTCCTGCCAATATTGCGGCACGCTCAACGATCTGACCTTCGATCATGTCATCCCGCGCGCGCAGGGCGGGCGGACCACCTGGGAGAATGTCTCGACCGCCTGCGCGCCATGCAATCTCAGGAAGGGCGGCCGTACACCGAAGCAGGCCGGCATGCGCCTGTTCGAGGCGCCACGCCGCCCGACCAGCTGGGAGCTGCAGGAGAATGGCCGCAGCTTCCCGCCCCATTATCTCCACCAGAGCTGGCGCGACTGGCTCTATTGGGACGTCGAACTCGAAGCGTAG
- a CDS encoding RNA polymerase sigma factor yields the protein MRDALPMDGGAAAEPAANLLERAYRSYRAELCRYIERQFGPGPPEPEEVVQSAFARFAALEKPQEISNPRAFLYACSRNVVLDARRRDRVRDAALDDETIADPGDGPANMDIERVLLGREQLAIVEAVVRAMEAKRRKVFIMHVVHGLRYVEIAREMRLSEARIRQLMASALAECQHAIDRSAAIGDAGR from the coding sequence ATGCGCGACGCGCTACCGATGGATGGCGGTGCCGCGGCCGAGCCGGCGGCCAATCTGCTCGAACGCGCCTATCGCAGCTACCGCGCGGAGCTTTGCCGCTATATCGAGCGCCAGTTCGGGCCGGGACCGCCCGAACCCGAGGAGGTCGTCCAGTCCGCCTTCGCCAGGTTCGCCGCTCTGGAAAAGCCCCAGGAAATCAGTAATCCGCGCGCCTTCCTCTATGCCTGTTCGCGCAATGTTGTGCTTGACGCGCGGCGGCGGGACCGGGTCCGCGACGCCGCGCTAGACGACGAGACGATCGCCGATCCGGGCGACGGCCCTGCGAACATGGACATCGAGCGCGTCTTACTGGGGCGGGAGCAGCTCGCGATCGTCGAGGCCGTGGTGCGCGCCATGGAGGCGAAACGGCGGAAGGTGTTCATCATGCATGTCGTCCACGGACTACGATATGTCGAGATCGCCAGGGAGATGCGGCTTTCCGAAGCCCGCATCCGCCAGCTGATGGCGTCCGCGCTCGCCGAATGCCAGCATGCGATCGACCGATCGGCCGCGATCGGGGACGCCGGACGATAG